In Fragaria vesca subsp. vesca linkage group LG1, FraVesHawaii_1.0, whole genome shotgun sequence, the sequence GGCTGTGTCACATACTCATGACCACAAAGGGTATGCGCATATGTGAATTTTGAATTAAGTTGAACAGCTCGCTGGAAATTCTTCAGAGCAGTTTCATGATCTTTTTGCAAGCTATAACAATTTCCCATTGCACACCTACAACCCATTCGACAAGAAGATGTGAGGAACAAGTCATAACTTTGCACACAAGTTCCGGAAAAAGAAAGAAAACACTTGTATGGACTACAATCCTCAATTGGAGAAAATGCATCATTTCTAATGTTCGGAGACAATTGAAAACAACAAATTGAGTTGGTAAAGCACCAATATAGTGCTCTGGAGAACAAGCAAATAACTTGCAACTTAAATGAAAGAAAGTGCTATGGGCCTTCCCCAACTAAAATCAAACACGCAGGAGGTACATAACGCATCCACTCCAAACAGAAGTATCCTATGTGAAGATGTAGGTGTTAGACAGACTCAATCTTCTCCTAAAACCCAGCCATCTGATTCTCCTCCCATAGAGAATTCATAGGCTGTTTTGAATCTATGCTATAACTACAGATCAATGCTATTATTTGTATTTACTGTTTTCCATATATAGAATCTAGAATAGCTAGTATATATCTGTACAATTGTAATATTGTGAATCAATGGAAATCATATTCAACATGATATCGTAAATTAACAAAACAGAAGAGTTTCAATGCATAAAGTGAACATTAAGACCATGCATGAGATTTCAACCAAAATCATTTGGAAATGTGATGCCCATATAAGCATAGTCAATGATATTTGAAGGTATTAAAATCCCCCAGTGAAAAACTGTAAAACACAGAAAAAACTGTCACTTTCAAAAGCTAAATCATAGGCCCGGAAAGAAGATTGAACGGGATATTATTTGCAAAAATTACCCGCAAAAGTTACCATGAGACCATCACCAAGTCAAAAATAAATTTGGTTTCAAAAGCTACATGATCGATAAGTTCAAAATAATTAATATTAAATGCTATGTGAGAGCTAGAAATATCTACCAAGACTGAGGAGCTAAGCGATCAGTTGATACGAGCTCTTGTGCCAGGTAACTTAACTTCATATCTTCGTTCAAAAGCTGCAAAAATTTGGAATATATTCAGTAAAGAAACTAAACATTAGTCACTTGGTTGTACATATACAAGCTGTACCTAACAGACTCGCCAGTAAAGATTGACATAGCTATTTGAAAGGAGGGAGCAACAGGGAGTGTGGACTAAAAGCAAAACATCTGTAAACACTAAAGTTAAGACAAAAATCTAAACAGCATTTAAGATAAGCTAAGCAACAAGCTTCATCCAGAACTACTGTGTGGAGTAAACAATCTGACCATCTAATGTCTCTAGCATATCCTCTGAAAACACAAGACCGTTCATCGAACCATAGGGGGAAATGGTAGTGTTTTATGTTGAGACTTCCAAATGGGAACTGACATAGAAGTGTAGCATATTTCACGCGTGTGAGTATAGATTATGTCTATTAGTATTTCCATTCCTTCTAAACCATAAACATTACAGAGAAAAAACTGAGCAGCTTAACAATGATGGTGCCAGAAACTCTATATCAGCAAGATTAGCTGGAGCAACCAAACTGATGATGTAATATCTACATCTCTGAAAGCCAAATGCCAATTGTCTGAAATAGGAAACTGGAAAAAGCAGCATTTAAAGAGTTTCAGGTACATCAGTGGGAACTCACATAAAGAACTGTAGAATATATATCCATTCCTTCTAAACTGTAAGGTGATGCCTGTCGAGCCAGACTGAACGCCCTATCAGCTTCAAAATAATCTAGCAATTCAAAATAAGCTTTTCCAACCTACAATGGGAGAATGCCAAAACAGTAAGTTATATGCAGGTAGTAAAATATATTGTGAAACAAGTACAAGGAAGAATTGATAAGAGATAATACATCAACTACAAATTAATTCAGCATCATTTGTCACTTTTATGATGATATTACGATTAGCGAAATTGAAAGAGGCAATAAACATCTGATAAGGGGAATAAGGAGGTTCTGTGGACAAATAGATATCATACAAACAACAGAAAATGTGGTTGATGAAATCCTATGCTTGATATAAGTACATCAAATGATATAACTAAAATGTGGACGACTAACAGGTGAAAATGGAGTAGATGGAATCATATGCTTGATATAAGTACATTCAGTGAATGTGTACAAAGTTGTCACAGTAGGAGATGATAGAGAAATCCATCCCAGAACTTTGAATGGCAGAAACTACCTGGCAGAGTACCCAGCCTGTATTGTAATGCTTGTATGGAAGTTTCAGATAAATATCCAGCGCATCCTGTGCAAAAGATCCTAATTAAACAATTGAACTAATACTAGGAATGGAATATTAGACTCAGTTTAGTTTGTGATAGCCAAATAGTACCTGGCACTTGTACAAGCATGAAAGCCTATAACCTTCGCCAAGAGTTCTCAAAAGGTTCATTATTTCTGAAGCGCCGCTGATAACTTTTGAAGTAAGCATAATACCCCCACCAATTGGCAACGATGCTCCATCTTGTTCAAGATATCTGGTATCACTAGTAGGAGTAAAACCGGAGATAGATGCTGTATTTGAACGGGAGTCGTCGAATGTCTCATTCCGTATGCCTAGATAAGACCAAAGTTAGATTTCACTATTATTCGCTGAAAAGTTAATAGATAGAACATGAGTAAAAGGAGCAGGAGTTGTATCAGCCTGGAAACTTATTTGAGCTTATCTCATTCTTAGAACTTATCTAATGAAGAAACACCAATACTAACATGGGCAGTTTCCAAAATCCCAACTAGGATTGATATTTAGGTTGAAAACCATTATACGAAGCTTTCTAGAGTGCAACTTCTTTAGCATACAGAACTTCAATTGTTGTTTCTCTATAAAAATAGAAAGAAGGAATAGGTACAATGGTTAAGAAAGGGATTTTTCTCCCTGGTCATATATTTCAGCAAGTAACTAAGAAATGAGACATTCAATACCTTCATCAAGGTTTTCATTGGCCCACGGCTGACCCTTACGACTTGTCAAGGACCGTGCTACAGAGCCCAACTTAGTACTTCCAAATTTAGAAGAATTGGTAGTTACATTTCCAGCTGCCATGGACGCACTTGCATTGGTGTTAGCCCCTGCCTCAGCAGCAAGTCTGTTGCTCCTTCGGTTGCCAGAATCAAAAGATAATCTACTTGAAATCTGAAAAGAGGAAAAATGGTCATTGATCTCAATATGTTAAGGAATCAACGTGAGAATGTAAACAAAACAGAAAGTAACATCACCCACAAGAAATGTGACCAAGTCCACATGAAGTAGGAAAACAAGAAAATCATAAAGAGTAGAAAATGACTGAGTGCAAAAGAGCACAGAAAAATGACATGATGGTTTCAAAGTCTGAAACCAGCCCCACTTAAACCGATAAGAGTCAGTAGAGGACTTTAACGGCAGGATATCGTGATAACAGGTGACACAAATTTCCTTTCATATAAAAACCAACAGCTGATATCTCAGACATAGCTGAAAAAAAAAATCCATGTGTGGTTCACGCAAACTCAGGACTAAAACCATGATTATAGAGATGCAATTTACACGCAATTGAATAGTGACTTATGTTAGCAATAAGAGAGTATGGAAGCAAAGTATGTTTCTTCATACCAATCGAATAGCTGACTCATTGTTAGCTACCTTTCGAAGTTTTCCTTCATCAACAAACTTTCTTCTCCCAGCTTGAACGGTAGAGCTCATAGTTGACCTAGGAGAGCTATCAGTACTAGAGCTGAGGTTTAAGCCATTTGGCAAGGCATTTCTACACACTGGCGGTGGAGCAATACCTGACAACTGCATACAGGGAACTAGGAGCAATGAGGATGCATAATAAAAAGACATGGTCTATTTTTCTGTGTAATTTCCAGCTTTTGGACATATTAAAGTTTTTTTTTTTTAAGTCTCTTCTGTAATCCTTTATGAGGTCCTATCGGGATAAGTAGGCCAATACTTATAACAAGCCATAATAGAGACACTATATTTAAAACTTTTACTCAAGCTTGAAATTGAGTCACGTGTCAAAGAAGATAGATGCAGCAACATGTGAGAGGACTGCAGAAATGAACAAAAAACTTAATATTTACCTGCATAGGCATTGGTGAAGGAGTGTTATAGAAAGATATGTTAGAACTGCCGTTTGTAGGCTGACCAGAAACTCCTCCCAAAATAGCATGAGAATTTCCAGAACTATCTCTTGTGTTACTGCCTTGCATGAGTTTCAATTGTCTTGGACTAACATCTTCAAAGCTTAAGTTCCTTCCAGAAACTAAATTGCAATCATCATTTATGGTGAGTGAACTTTGAGAAGCTGATCCATGATGTAGGTGTTGTTTTTGTATGGAAAGAGCAGCAGCTTCCCCAAAAACCACAGCTGCTTCTTCAGCAGAACCTAAATTAAAGAAACAATGAGGCATTTAGATATTTCAGGTCTAAAATATAAGGCCTGTACATTTATGATAGTGGAAAATATATGCATTGATGATTACTTGTGAGAAATTTTACAGACCTAGCACACACAGCTCCTCATACGCAGCCCACATTGAAGGGTCTATAGTCAAAGCCTGTTTAAAGTGATGGATGGCACTTTTCCTTCTATCAGTATACCTACATTAAAGCAACCAATAAGCCATAATATAAGGGGCATGCATATAATACGTCAAAGAAGAACAGAAGATGGACATTATCAACAATGTAAACACAGAATAACTATGATATGCAGAAAATGGAATATATGTCATGAAACTTGAGTAACAGTAGGCCAATAAGCTGTTTGGCATGCATTCAATCGCTAAGTCTATACGGGCTTTAGGTTAGCTAAAGAGTACATATATATAATCGAACACACAGATTGGTATAACACAGAAAAACCAACTAATCCTGAAAGAGCATCGTAGCATAGGATACTTTTGACAGTCTGAAGAAGTCCCAGACACAAAGATAAGCCAACAATAATAGGAGAAACAACATATAAGCCTGAATATCATCAATTGATATCAAGGATCAAATGTTTTTGGCAGAAGTAATATATCCCCTATAATTTTGATTCATAAGAATACAGACCTATAAATAAGCCCAAGAAGGTAATGACCAGCTGCCCCATTTGGAACCTGCATAAAGAAATATGAGAACATATGAACAATGTAACAACTGAAGAAACGAAAAGTTACGATACCAAGACTTAAATACATAATTCCTAAAGGGTCATTTCTTTCAGTCAATATCTCAAAAGATATATGTCGCTCAATTCAATCACTCGTCAGTATAGCTTGCAATCAAGTGCATTTATAACATCAAGATTGCCAAGAAATACAGCCTCAAGTACCTCTGCGTTAGGCTCATTAGCAGGGCATAA encodes:
- the LOC101292926 gene encoding cell division cycle protein 27 homolog B-like, whose translation is MEAILRDSIHHSLRDFLHRNAIFLCERLCAEFPSETNLQLLAGCYLHSNQAYAAYHILKGTQVAQSRYLFAMSCYQMNLLNEAEAALCPANEPNAEVPNGAAGHYLLGLIYRYTDRRKSAIHHFKQALTIDPSMWAAYEELCVLGSAEEAAVVFGEAAALSIQKQHLHHGSASQSSLTINDDCNLVSGRNLSFEDVSPRQLKLMQGSNTRDSSGNSHAILGGVSGQPTNGSSNISFYNTPSPMPMQLSGIAPPPVCRNALPNGLNLSSSTDSSPRSTMSSTVQAGRRKFVDEGKLRKISSRLSFDSGNRRSNRLAAEAGANTNASASMAAGNVTTNSSKFGSTKLGSVARSLTSRKGQPWANENLDEGIRNETFDDSRSNTASISGFTPTSDTRYLEQDGASLPIGGGIMLTSKVISGASEIMNLLRTLGEGYRLSCLYKCQDALDIYLKLPYKHYNTGWVLCQVGKAYFELLDYFEADRAFSLARQASPYSLEGMDIYSTVLYLLNEDMKLSYLAQELVSTDRLAPQSWCAMGNCYSLQKDHETALKNFQRAVQLNSKFTYAHTLCGHEYVALDDFENGIKSYQSALRLDARHYNSWFGLGMIYFRQEKFEFAEHHFRMANQINPCSSVIASNLGTALHALKRSEEALFIMEKAIRADEKNPVPMYQKANILMSLEKFDEALAVLEELNEYSPRESSVHALMGRIYKRRNMHDKAMLHFGIALDLKPSTTDVTAIKAAIERLLVPDELEDNL